DNA sequence from the Nesterenkonia lutea genome:
TGCATCGGTGACATTCTTGAGATCTGACATATAGATCTCCTTCCTTAGAGGGGTACAGGTGAATTGAGGGTCGTCTCGGAGGGAACCTCCGCCGCATCGGTCGGGACGTTGTCGGCCAACCAGTGCTCGACATCCAGCGCGGCTACACAGCCTGAGCCTGCTGCTGTGATGGCCTGGCGGTACGTGGGATCGAGGACATCACCGGCGGCGAACACACCGGGGAGCGAGGTCCGTGAGCTTCGTCCGTCGACCCAGGCGGTGCCGTCTGCAGTGAGAGTCAGCTGGTCCTTGAAGAGGGCCGTCCGGGGGTCATGACCGATTGCCACGAACAGTCCTGTCACATCCAGGGCGGAGGGCTCTCCGGTGACGGTGTCACGCAGGATGAGGCGGCTGACCTTGCCCTCGCCCTGGACCTCGGTGACCTCGGTGTTCCAGACAAAGGTGATCTTCTCGTTGGCCTTGGCGCGGTCCACCATGATCTGGGAGGCACGGAGCTCCTCACGGCGGTGCAGCACGGTGACCTGAGAGGCGAACTTGGTCAGGAAGAGGGCCTCCTCCATGGCGGAGTCGCCGCCTCCGACCACGGCGATGTTCTGTTCACGGAAGAAGAACCCGTCACAGGTGGCGCACCAGCTGACGCCGTGCCCGGACAGCTCCTTCTCACCCGGGACGCCCAGCTCGCGGTAGGCCGAGCCAGTGGCCAGCACCACTGCCCTGGAATGCAGGACCTCGCCGGCGCCGGTGGTGATCTGCTTGATCGGGCGGTCCAGAATCAGTTCGGTGGCGTCCTCATGGCGGATGTCCGCACCGAAGCGGCGCGCCTGCTGCTCCATGTTCATCATGAGGTCGGGACCCATGATGCCTTCCGGGAATCCGGGGAAGTTCTCGACATCCGTGGTGTTCATCAGCTCTCCGCCTGCGGTGACGGAGCCGGTGAGTACGATGGGGTTCAGGTTCGCGCGAGCCATGTAGACGGCTGCGGTGTAGCCAGCCGGGCCGGAGCCGACGATGACCACGTCATGTACCTGGTCAGGGGTCTGTTCAGTCACAATCACATGTCCTTAGCAACGGTCGTGGTGTCTGGAATATTGAACATCATCGATGTTCAACCTATTCCTTCATCCGTCAGCCTACTGGAGCCATGCGTGTGTCCCCACTGGTGCCGAGGCGCCCTCGCGGCGGCTCTCAGTCCAGGCTGATCTCGGTCAGTTCTGCACTGAAGGGAAGATCGGCCTGATCCGGCGAATCCTGGGTGGGCAGCTCGGTGATGTTGATGATCACATAGGCGGCATCGGTCTCGCCGTCGAGCTCCACAGTGGTCTCGTTCCAGTTGAGGGTGCCCGTTCCGACCTGCTCGGCGCCCTCGAGACTGGCCGTGTCATTGGTCAGGACCTCGAAGCTGCCGCCCGAGGCACCGTCCGCCTGGTTGATCGTGACGCTGGAGACCTCGGCGGGCTCCTCCAGCTCCGCGACGAGGGCCACGCTGGAGCTGAATCCGCCGAAGTCCGCCGTGGCGAAGGACAGCGTCACCCAGGAGCTGGAGGTGTCGCCGTCGTAGAGGTTGGGCAGCTGGGGATCGCGGTCCGCGATGAGCTCCGGAGAGTCGGGCACGACCCTGCTGACCTCGGCGATGGCGGGCTCTGGACCGGCGTCCTCGGCGGGTGAGGATTCCTCGCTGGGCTCCTCCTCCTCGGACTCGGCCGGCTCCTCAGCGGGCTCGTCCTGCTGTGCGTCCTGCTGCTCGGAGTCCTCGGGGGCGGAGGCATCCTCGACCTCGCCTCCGCGCAGGCTGAGGAACATGATGACCGCAGCCACCACCAGCACGGCAGCGAGGGCCACGGCGAGGACCCAGCGGCGGGGGCCGG
Encoded proteins:
- the trxB gene encoding thioredoxin-disulfide reductase produces the protein MIVTEQTPDQVHDVVIVGSGPAGYTAAVYMARANLNPIVLTGSVTAGGELMNTTDVENFPGFPEGIMGPDLMMNMEQQARRFGADIRHEDATELILDRPIKQITTGAGEVLHSRAVVLATGSAYRELGVPGEKELSGHGVSWCATCDGFFFREQNIAVVGGGDSAMEEALFLTKFASQVTVLHRREELRASQIMVDRAKANEKITFVWNTEVTEVQGEGKVSRLILRDTVTGEPSALDVTGLFVAIGHDPRTALFKDQLTLTADGTAWVDGRSSRTSLPGVFAAGDVLDPTYRQAITAAGSGCVAALDVEHWLADNVPTDAAEVPSETTLNSPVPL